ATTTCTTGCCCTCACCACCACCTTGACTAAATTGATGAACGGGGGGAATAGGAGCTCTTTGCGCGACACTATCTCCTCCTCGTAGAACTTGTCATAATCGTGCTTGGCCGCCGCAAGTATCGCGTAATGGTCCGGCGTGTAGGTCTGAACTATGACCTCTCCGCCGTCCTCACCGCGGCCCGCCCTTCCTCCCACCTGGGTAAGTAAATTAAATGTCCTCTCGCTCGAGCGAAAGTCGGGGATATTCAACGTGACATCCGCCGAGACGACCCCGACGAGCGTCACCTGAGGAAAATCGAGGCCCTTCGCGATCATCTGCGTCCCGACCAGCATCTTCACTTCGCCCGACTTAAACCTGCTCAATATCCTATCATGAGATCCTTTTTTTGCGGTAGTATCCGAATCCATTCTGGCTATTTTGATATTAGCGAAAGCATGGCTCATCTCCGACTCCACTTTCTCAGTGCCGAGGCCGAAATATCTTATGTAACCGGATTTGCATTTCGGGCATATGTCGGGCGGGGGTTGATGATAGTTGCAATAGTGGCATACGAGCTTCTTCTCCTCAAAATGATAGACCATGACCGCATCGCACCGTCTGCATTTCATGACGAACCCGCACTTCTTGCAGTTAATGAACGTCGAGAAGCCGCGCCTGTTCAGGAATATTATAACCTGATTACCCGCCTTGAGGGCTTTATCTATGGCATCCAGCAGCACCTTCGAGAATACGGTTATCCTCTTCCTCGTAGCAAGTTCCATCCTCATATCGACGATCTTCATCTTGGGCAGGAGCCTGTCCTCGATACGTCTGGTAAGGCGTATAAGCTTATAGTCGCCGTGTTTTGCCTTATAATATGATTCGAGCGAAGGCGTCGCGCTTCCCAATATGAGCGGGCATTTATTCAGTCTGGATCTCTCCTCGGCCACATCGCGCGCGTGGTAACGCGGAACGTCATCCTGTTTATACGTCGTCTCATGCTCTTCATCTATTATTATGAGACCGAGCCGCGACATGGGGCTGAATATGGCCGAGCGCGCCCCGACGACTATATCAGCCTTGTCGTCTTTTATCTTCTTCCATTCCAGAAATCTTTTCGCTGGAGTGAGGTGAGAATGGATGACCGCTACACGATGGCCGAACCTGGAGACAAAACGCTCTATCGTCTGCGGCGTCAACGCTATCTCCGGCACGAGCATGATAGCCTGCTTGCCTTTCTGCAAGACTATTTCTATGGCCTGCAAATAAACCTCCGTCTTGCCGCTGGCAGTTATGCCGTGAAGGAGGAATGTCCGGGGCTCATTTTTATCGATAGACTCCTCTATCTCTTTCAGTGCTCTTCCCTGCTCCTCCATCAGGACATGGGGCTCCGTTATCACAAAATCTTCCGCTCTCATTTCCGGGACCTTGATCCTCGACCCGATACTCTCTTTGCCCTTCCTTATGCCGCCGGGTATAACCGCGCCTATCGCCTCTCCCCATGAACAGAAGTAATTTTCGCCTATCCATTTCGTAAGCTTCAACAGTTCGTCCGTCAGGATGGGCTCTTTATCAATAACTCCTTTTATTTCCTTCACATCCTTCACTTCGGCAACGTCATTTAAGCCCACTACATATCCTACAATGGTCCTGGGGCCGAACGGGATAAATACCCTCGCGCCTATCCTCACATCATTATAAAGCCCTTCCGGTATCCTGTACTGGAAGAGCTTGTCGACCGGCAACGATACGGCAACCTCAGCGAATTTTGTCATTTGATCACAATAATTTCTTAATCTTTTTCATGTCAGCCCAGGCCAGTTTTTTATCCTGCGGGTTTCTGAGAAGATATGCGGGATGGAACGTCGGCATCACCTTTATACCTTCGTATTCATAAAAACTACCGCGAAGCCGGCTTATGGTGGTTTCCGTGTTGAGGAGCGTCTGGCTCGCGAATTTTCCCAATGTGCATATGACTTTCGGTTTTATTATGGCTATCTGACGCCTCACGTTCTCCCTGCAGGCCGATATCTCCTCAGGAAGCGGCGCGCGGTTATTGGGCGGCCTGCACTTTAATATATTAGCGATATAAACGTCTTCCCGTTCCAAGCCCATAGCCTCTATTATCTTGGTCAGGAGCTGTCCGGCGCGTCCGACGAATGGCAGGCCCTGGATGTCCTCTTCCGAGCCCGGCGCCTCGCCGACGAACATTAACCTGGCTCTCGAGTTACCGGCGCCGAAGACGACATTCAATCTCGTCTTAGATAGACCGCAGGCTCTGCATCGCAACACTTCCTTTTTCAGAGCTTCAAGCTGCTGCTTTACGTCTCCGCTTGCCGAAGTCTTTGCGCTTCCCGCCGCAGGCTGCGAAGAAAACAATTCCTCCGTCCCGGACTCTTTTTCAAATTCGATATACGATTTAACCGATCTTAAAATAGTTAAAATAGGGGACAGCGCCCTATTTTCCCTATTTTCATTCACGCTACCATGGTTCATTTCGCGCTCGCAGTCTCAATAGCCAGTTTCGCCACATCGTAACAGGCCTCCGGCTTCTTTATCTTCTGTATCTCGCTTCTCATTTTGACCAATCTTTCAGGATGGGCCGTCAACTTCTCCAGAGCATCCTTAAGGTCTTCTATCCTATCCACCTTAATTGCCGCGCCGTGCCTTACGATAAATGAACTATTGCGGGTCTCCTGTCCTATGATCGGAGCTATCACCATCATCGGAAGCTCCTTCGCAAGACTCTCGCTCACCGTTATACCACCCGACTTGGAGATCAGGAGGTCCGCTATCTCCATATATTCATATACATTATTTACAAAGCCAAAGACGGCCATCTTGTCCTTAAATTTCGGCTTTAAGGCCTCGAGCCTCTTCACAAGCTCTTCATTATGGCCGCATACAGCTATTATCTGTATCGGGCGGGATATGCTGTCTATCGTCTTCACTATGGCCTCGATCGGCCCGACGCCGAATCCTCCGCCTATAACGAGTATCGTCAGGCGGTCATCGCCGAGCCCCAGCTTATTCAATATCGCTTTTCCATCTACGGGTTTTGAAAATACCGGCTCTATAGGTATGCCTAAAACCTTTATTTTAGATTCCTCAACCTTCCACTTCAAGAGATCGCACTTGGTATCTTCTCCGGCTACCACATAAACATCCGTCTCTCCCGCTATCCACCATGAGTGCAGCCTGTAATCGGTAACGACCGTGATAAGGCGGGAGTCGAGAGCGCCTGCCTTCTTCATATCTCCTATGACCTCGCTTGCGAAGAAATGCGTAGAGATTATTACGTCCGGCTTCCATGATAATAGATATTCGCGCAGTTTTGCGGAATTGAACCAATTGTTAAGCCTTCTCATTTGTGAGACGATCAGGTTAATGAACGGATTGTCCGTAAGATAATAGGAGATCCCCCAGAGAGTGGGCGTCTTATTTACCATGAAGAGATATATCTGCAGATATGACCATTTGAATGACTCGCTGGTATAATCGAGCGCGTCTATTATGCGCACCTCCGTATCCGCCGGCTTCATCTCATCGAGCGCCGCCTTCACGGCCAGGGCCGCCTTTTTATGGCCTATGCCGGCCGTCGCATACGCTATCAATATCTTTTTCATTGTTTCCTGCCTTCCCTTTCTCTTCGCATCGACCTTTCGGATTTCCTTCTCTCTTTTACAAGCAGCCACTTCACCGCCTCCAGGAGGTCCTTAAAGATATAGTCCGGCTTAACGCTCCACTTTCTCATCTCATCCCTGGTGGTCTTGCCGGAAAGCACAAATATAGTATTCAGTCCCGCGCTCTTGCCGGCCAGGACATCGACCTCGCTGTCCCCTATTATAAAGGTATCGCGGGCCGTAACGCTGTATTTCTTAATGGCCTGTTCGAGCATGCCGGGTTTGGGTTTCCTGCAATTGCAATTATCCTCGTTCGTATGGACGCAATAATAGACCTCGCTTATCTTGCCGCTATTCTTTTTAATTTCGGAGAGCATCATGCAGGTTATTTCGTCCAGCCTCTCTTTCGAAAAGTACCCCTTATTCACACCGGCCTGGTTCGATACTATCACGACCTGCACTCTGTTACGGTTTAAGAGAGCCAGGGCCTCGAGCGCGCCCGGAAGAAAATGGAAATCTTTCAGCTCGGCCACATATTGATGCCTTGTCCAGCCGCCGGGATCTTTATTAACCACACCGTCTCTATCTATAAAGATCGTCTTTATCATAATTTAATATCCTCTTTCAACATATAGGCGAGCCACAATACGAGAAGCGGCAGGAAATGGAGCAGAAACCTGCCCCAGGTCTTGCTCGCGAAGAATACCACATCTACATAGGATATCATATAAAAGACCACATACCCGCAAAAGGCCAATATAAGCGATATCGATATATATTTCTGCGCGCCGGTGAATATCTTCCTGTAATTGAATATCGCGGCAAATATCGCGATGGGCCACAACAGGATCCACTTCTTCGGGCCAAATAGCTGCTTCTGGAGCTCATAAAATATCGGCCCTAATTTAGGAAGCTGTTTCAATAGATACACAGGGTTCAGGTTAAGCAGGTTTATCTCGTCGTTCACGATCCCGAACCTCGCCTTTATCCATATCCACGGCGCGAGGATGATTCCGATCACGGCAAGATAGAGGATCGGAGCATAAATCGTCTTTACGGAAGTTTCTTTACGGGTCGTAATGGAAAGATAAATCACAAGAGATGCGTTTATCGCGCAATATAGCATACCCT
The genomic region above belongs to Candidatus Omnitrophota bacterium and contains:
- the priA gene encoding primosomal protein N', whose protein sequence is MTKFAEVAVSLPVDKLFQYRIPEGLYNDVRIGARVFIPFGPRTIVGYVVGLNDVAEVKDVKEIKGVIDKEPILTDELLKLTKWIGENYFCSWGEAIGAVIPGGIRKGKESIGSRIKVPEMRAEDFVITEPHVLMEEQGRALKEIEESIDKNEPRTFLLHGITASGKTEVYLQAIEIVLQKGKQAIMLVPEIALTPQTIERFVSRFGHRVAVIHSHLTPAKRFLEWKKIKDDKADIVVGARSAIFSPMSRLGLIIIDEEHETTYKQDDVPRYHARDVAEERSRLNKCPLILGSATPSLESYYKAKHGDYKLIRLTRRIEDRLLPKMKIVDMRMELATRKRITVFSKVLLDAIDKALKAGNQVIIFLNRRGFSTFINCKKCGFVMKCRRCDAVMVYHFEEKKLVCHYCNYHQPPPDICPKCKSGYIRYFGLGTEKVESEMSHAFANIKIARMDSDTTAKKGSHDRILSRFKSGEVKMLVGTQMIAKGLDFPQVTLVGVVSADVTLNIPDFRSSERTFNLLTQVGGRAGRGEDGGEVIVQTYTPDHYAILAAAKHDYDKFYEEEIVSRKELLFPPFINLVKVVVRARNEEFTHQTADELAEAIRAEDKDAMFSGPAPAPMARMRGYFRYNILMKGKDKTAICALLRKVLGSFRKPHGVLIAVDVDPISM
- a CDS encoding uracil-DNA glycosylase; translated protein: MNHGSVNENRENRALSPILTILRSVKSYIEFEKESGTEELFSSQPAAGSAKTSASGDVKQQLEALKKEVLRCRACGLSKTRLNVVFGAGNSRARLMFVGEAPGSEEDIQGLPFVGRAGQLLTKIIEAMGLEREDVYIANILKCRPPNNRAPLPEEISACRENVRRQIAIIKPKVICTLGKFASQTLLNTETTISRLRGSFYEYEGIKVMPTFHPAYLLRNPQDKKLAWADMKKIKKLL
- a CDS encoding glycosyltransferase, coding for MKKILIAYATAGIGHKKAALAVKAALDEMKPADTEVRIIDALDYTSESFKWSYLQIYLFMVNKTPTLWGISYYLTDNPFINLIVSQMRRLNNWFNSAKLREYLLSWKPDVIISTHFFASEVIGDMKKAGALDSRLITVVTDYRLHSWWIAGETDVYVVAGEDTKCDLLKWKVEESKIKVLGIPIEPVFSKPVDGKAILNKLGLGDDRLTILVIGGGFGVGPIEAIVKTIDSISRPIQIIAVCGHNEELVKRLEALKPKFKDKMAVFGFVNNVYEYMEIADLLISKSGGITVSESLAKELPMMVIAPIIGQETRNSSFIVRHGAAIKVDRIEDLKDALEKLTAHPERLVKMRSEIQKIKKPEACYDVAKLAIETASAK
- a CDS encoding HAD family hydrolase; translated protein: MIKTIFIDRDGVVNKDPGGWTRHQYVAELKDFHFLPGALEALALLNRNRVQVVIVSNQAGVNKGYFSKERLDEITCMMLSEIKKNSGKISEVYYCVHTNEDNCNCRKPKPGMLEQAIKKYSVTARDTFIIGDSEVDVLAGKSAGLNTIFVLSGKTTRDEMRKWSVKPDYIFKDLLEAVKWLLVKERRKSERSMRREREGRKQ